The Odocoileus virginianus isolate 20LAN1187 ecotype Illinois chromosome 3, Ovbor_1.2, whole genome shotgun sequence genome includes a window with the following:
- the TRIM41 gene encoding E3 ubiquitin-protein ligase TRIM41 isoform X5, with product MAAVAMAPNPVQTLQEEAVCAICLDYFTDPVSIGCGHNFCRVCVTQLWGGEDEEDREELDREEEEEDAEEEEVEAVGAGGGWDTPMRDEDYEGDMEEEVEEEEEGVFWTSGMGGSNWDNMDYVWEEEEEEEDLDYYLGDMEEDLRGEEEEDEEEVLEEDEEEELDPVTPLPPPPTPRRCFTCPQCRKSFPRRSFRPNLQLANMVQVIRQMHPTAGRGSRGNEQGICPKHQEALKLFCEVDEEAICVVCRESRNHKQHSVVPLEEVVQEYKAKLQGHVEPLRKHLEAVQKMKAKEERRVTELKVVSTIPFASSQSQMKSELAAVASEFGRLTRFLAEEQAGLERRLREMHEAQLGRAGAAASRLSEQAAQLSRLLAEAQERSQQGGLRLLQDIKETFNRT from the exons ATGGCTGCCGTTGCCATGGCACCCAACCCTGTGCAGACCCTTCAAGAGGAGGCGGTGTGCGCCATCTGCCTCGATTACTTCACGGACCCCGTGTCCATCGGCTGCGGGCACAACTTCTGCCGAGTGTGTGTAACCCagttgtggggaggggaggatgaaGAGGACAGAGAAGAGTTAGAccgggaggaagaggaggaggacgcAGAGGAGGAAGAAGTGGAGGCTGTGGGGGCCGGTGGGGGCTGGGACACCCCCATGCGCGATGAAGACTATGAGGGCGACATGGAGGAGGAGGtcgaggaggaagaagagggtgtgTTCTGGACCAGTGGCATGGGCGGATCCAACTGGGACAACATGGACTAcgtgtgggaggaggaggaggaggaggaagacctgGACTACTACTTGGGGGACATGGAAGAGGAcctgaggggagaggaggaggaggacgaggaggaagTGCTGGAGGAGGACGAGGAAGAGGAGCTAGATCCCGTCACCCCCTTGCCCCCGCCTCCAACTCCGCGGAGGTGCTTCACCTGCCCTCAGTGCCGCAAGAGCTTTCCTAGGCGGAGCTTCCGGCCCAACCTGCAGCTGGCCAACATGGTCCAGGTGATTCGGCAGATGCACCCAACCGCTGGTCGGGGGAGCCGTGGGAACGAGCAGGGCATTTGTCCCAAACACCAAGAAGCCCTGAAGCTCTTCTGCGAGGTGGATGAAGAGGCCATCTGTGTGGTATGTCGAGAATCCAGGAACCACAAACAGCACAGCGTGGTGCCATTGGAGGAGGTGGTGCAGGAGTACAAG gCCAAACTGCAGGGGCATGTGGAACCACTGAGGAAGCACCTGGAGGCTGTGCAGAAGATGAAGGCCAAGGAGGAGAGGCGGGTGACAGAGTTGAAG GTGGTATCCACCATCCCCTTTGCATCATCCCAGAGCCAGATGAAGTCAGAGCTGGCAGCTGTGGCCTCAGAATTTGGGCGGCTGACACGGTTTCTGGCCGAAGAGCAGGCAGGGCTAGAGCGGCGCCTCCGAGAGATGCATGAAGCTCAGCTGGGGCGTGCAGGAGCAGCGGCCAGCCGCCTCTCAGAGCAGGCTGCCCAGCTGAGCCGCCTGCTGGCTGAGGCCCAGGAGCGAAGCCAGCAAGGGGGCCTGCGGCTGCTCCAG GACATCAAGGAGACTTTCAATAG gacCTGA
- the TRIM41 gene encoding E3 ubiquitin-protein ligase TRIM41 isoform X4 encodes MAAVAMAPNPVQTLQEEAVCAICLDYFTDPVSIGCGHNFCRVCVTQLWGGEDEEDREELDREEEEEDAEEEEVEAVGAGGGWDTPMRDEDYEGDMEEEVEEEEEGVFWTSGMGGSNWDNMDYVWEEEEEEEDLDYYLGDMEEDLRGEEEEDEEEVLEEDEEEELDPVTPLPPPPTPRRCFTCPQCRKSFPRRSFRPNLQLANMVQVIRQMHPTAGRGSRGNEQGICPKHQEALKLFCEVDEEAICVVCRESRNHKQHSVVPLEEVVQEYKAKLQGHVEPLRKHLEAVQKMKAKEERRVTELKVVSTIPFASSQSQMKSELAAVASEFGRLTRFLAEEQAGLERRLREMHEAQLGRAGAAASRLSEQAAQLSRLLAEAQERSQQGGLRLLQDIKETFNRCEEVQLQPPEVWSPDPCQPHSHDFLTDAIVRKMSRMFCQAARALAYLSSLLPSGPDAGP; translated from the exons ATGGCTGCCGTTGCCATGGCACCCAACCCTGTGCAGACCCTTCAAGAGGAGGCGGTGTGCGCCATCTGCCTCGATTACTTCACGGACCCCGTGTCCATCGGCTGCGGGCACAACTTCTGCCGAGTGTGTGTAACCCagttgtggggaggggaggatgaaGAGGACAGAGAAGAGTTAGAccgggaggaagaggaggaggacgcAGAGGAGGAAGAAGTGGAGGCTGTGGGGGCCGGTGGGGGCTGGGACACCCCCATGCGCGATGAAGACTATGAGGGCGACATGGAGGAGGAGGtcgaggaggaagaagagggtgtgTTCTGGACCAGTGGCATGGGCGGATCCAACTGGGACAACATGGACTAcgtgtgggaggaggaggaggaggaggaagacctgGACTACTACTTGGGGGACATGGAAGAGGAcctgaggggagaggaggaggaggacgaggaggaagTGCTGGAGGAGGACGAGGAAGAGGAGCTAGATCCCGTCACCCCCTTGCCCCCGCCTCCAACTCCGCGGAGGTGCTTCACCTGCCCTCAGTGCCGCAAGAGCTTTCCTAGGCGGAGCTTCCGGCCCAACCTGCAGCTGGCCAACATGGTCCAGGTGATTCGGCAGATGCACCCAACCGCTGGTCGGGGGAGCCGTGGGAACGAGCAGGGCATTTGTCCCAAACACCAAGAAGCCCTGAAGCTCTTCTGCGAGGTGGATGAAGAGGCCATCTGTGTGGTATGTCGAGAATCCAGGAACCACAAACAGCACAGCGTGGTGCCATTGGAGGAGGTGGTGCAGGAGTACAAG gCCAAACTGCAGGGGCATGTGGAACCACTGAGGAAGCACCTGGAGGCTGTGCAGAAGATGAAGGCCAAGGAGGAGAGGCGGGTGACAGAGTTGAAG GTGGTATCCACCATCCCCTTTGCATCATCCCAGAGCCAGATGAAGTCAGAGCTGGCAGCTGTGGCCTCAGAATTTGGGCGGCTGACACGGTTTCTGGCCGAAGAGCAGGCAGGGCTAGAGCGGCGCCTCCGAGAGATGCATGAAGCTCAGCTGGGGCGTGCAGGAGCAGCGGCCAGCCGCCTCTCAGAGCAGGCTGCCCAGCTGAGCCGCCTGCTGGCTGAGGCCCAGGAGCGAAGCCAGCAAGGGGGCCTGCGGCTGCTCCAG GACATCAAGGAGACTTTCAATAG GTGTGAAGAGGTACAGCTGCAGCCCCCAGAGGTCTGGTCCCCTGACCCGTGTCAACCCCATAGCCATGACTTCCTGACAGACGCCATCGTGAGGAAAATGAGCCGGATGTTCTGTCAGGCCGCCCGAG CCCTGGCGTATTTGTCCTCCCTCCTCCCAAGTGGACCTGACGCTGGACCCTGA
- the TRIM41 gene encoding E3 ubiquitin-protein ligase TRIM41 isoform X6 gives MAAVAMAPNPVQTLQEEAVCAICLDYFTDPVSIGCGHNFCRVCVTQLWGGEDEEDREELDREEEEEDAEEEEVEAVGAGGGWDTPMRDEDYEGDMEEEVEEEEEGVFWTSGMGGSNWDNMDYVWEEEEEEEDLDYYLGDMEEDLRGEEEEDEEEVLEEDEEEELDPVTPLPPPPTPRRCFTCPQCRKSFPRRSFRPNLQLANMVQVIRQMHPTAGRGSRGNEQGICPKHQEALKLFCEVDEEAICVVCRESRNHKQHSVVPLEEVVQEYKAKLQGHVEPLRKHLEAVQKMKAKEERRVTELKVVSTIPFASSQSQMKSELAAVASEFGRLTRFLAEEQAGLERRLREMHEAQLGRAGAAASRLSEQAAQLSRLLAEAQERSQQGGLRLLQV, from the exons ATGGCTGCCGTTGCCATGGCACCCAACCCTGTGCAGACCCTTCAAGAGGAGGCGGTGTGCGCCATCTGCCTCGATTACTTCACGGACCCCGTGTCCATCGGCTGCGGGCACAACTTCTGCCGAGTGTGTGTAACCCagttgtggggaggggaggatgaaGAGGACAGAGAAGAGTTAGAccgggaggaagaggaggaggacgcAGAGGAGGAAGAAGTGGAGGCTGTGGGGGCCGGTGGGGGCTGGGACACCCCCATGCGCGATGAAGACTATGAGGGCGACATGGAGGAGGAGGtcgaggaggaagaagagggtgtgTTCTGGACCAGTGGCATGGGCGGATCCAACTGGGACAACATGGACTAcgtgtgggaggaggaggaggaggaggaagacctgGACTACTACTTGGGGGACATGGAAGAGGAcctgaggggagaggaggaggaggacgaggaggaagTGCTGGAGGAGGACGAGGAAGAGGAGCTAGATCCCGTCACCCCCTTGCCCCCGCCTCCAACTCCGCGGAGGTGCTTCACCTGCCCTCAGTGCCGCAAGAGCTTTCCTAGGCGGAGCTTCCGGCCCAACCTGCAGCTGGCCAACATGGTCCAGGTGATTCGGCAGATGCACCCAACCGCTGGTCGGGGGAGCCGTGGGAACGAGCAGGGCATTTGTCCCAAACACCAAGAAGCCCTGAAGCTCTTCTGCGAGGTGGATGAAGAGGCCATCTGTGTGGTATGTCGAGAATCCAGGAACCACAAACAGCACAGCGTGGTGCCATTGGAGGAGGTGGTGCAGGAGTACAAG gCCAAACTGCAGGGGCATGTGGAACCACTGAGGAAGCACCTGGAGGCTGTGCAGAAGATGAAGGCCAAGGAGGAGAGGCGGGTGACAGAGTTGAAG GTGGTATCCACCATCCCCTTTGCATCATCCCAGAGCCAGATGAAGTCAGAGCTGGCAGCTGTGGCCTCAGAATTTGGGCGGCTGACACGGTTTCTGGCCGAAGAGCAGGCAGGGCTAGAGCGGCGCCTCCGAGAGATGCATGAAGCTCAGCTGGGGCGTGCAGGAGCAGCGGCCAGCCGCCTCTCAGAGCAGGCTGCCCAGCTGAGCCGCCTGCTGGCTGAGGCCCAGGAGCGAAGCCAGCAAGGGGGCCTGCGGCTGCTCCAG GTGTGA
- the TRIM41 gene encoding E3 ubiquitin-protein ligase TRIM41 isoform X1 yields MAAVAMAPNPVQTLQEEAVCAICLDYFTDPVSIGCGHNFCRVCVTQLWGGEDEEDREELDREEEEEDAEEEEVEAVGAGGGWDTPMRDEDYEGDMEEEVEEEEEGVFWTSGMGGSNWDNMDYVWEEEEEEEDLDYYLGDMEEDLRGEEEEDEEEVLEEDEEEELDPVTPLPPPPTPRRCFTCPQCRKSFPRRSFRPNLQLANMVQVIRQMHPTAGRGSRGNEQGICPKHQEALKLFCEVDEEAICVVCRESRNHKQHSVVPLEEVVQEYKAKLQGHVEPLRKHLEAVQKMKAKEERRVTELKSQMKSELAAVASEFGRLTRFLAEEQAGLERRLREMHEAQLGRAGAAASRLSEQAAQLSRLLAEAQERSQQGGLRLLQDIKETFNRCEEVQLQPPEVWSPDPCQPHSHDFLTDAIVRKMSRMFCQAARVDLTLDPDTAHPALMLSPDRRGVRLAERRQEVADHSKRFSADCCVLGAQGFRSGRHYWEVEVGGRRGWAVGAARESTHHKEKVGSGGSSVGSGDASSSRHHHRRRRLHLPQQPLLQREVWCVGTNGKRYQAQSSTEQTLLSPSEKPRRFGVYLDYEAGRLGFYNAETLAHVHTFSAAFLGERVFPFFRVLSKGTRIKLCP; encoded by the exons ATGGCTGCCGTTGCCATGGCACCCAACCCTGTGCAGACCCTTCAAGAGGAGGCGGTGTGCGCCATCTGCCTCGATTACTTCACGGACCCCGTGTCCATCGGCTGCGGGCACAACTTCTGCCGAGTGTGTGTAACCCagttgtggggaggggaggatgaaGAGGACAGAGAAGAGTTAGAccgggaggaagaggaggaggacgcAGAGGAGGAAGAAGTGGAGGCTGTGGGGGCCGGTGGGGGCTGGGACACCCCCATGCGCGATGAAGACTATGAGGGCGACATGGAGGAGGAGGtcgaggaggaagaagagggtgtgTTCTGGACCAGTGGCATGGGCGGATCCAACTGGGACAACATGGACTAcgtgtgggaggaggaggaggaggaggaagacctgGACTACTACTTGGGGGACATGGAAGAGGAcctgaggggagaggaggaggaggacgaggaggaagTGCTGGAGGAGGACGAGGAAGAGGAGCTAGATCCCGTCACCCCCTTGCCCCCGCCTCCAACTCCGCGGAGGTGCTTCACCTGCCCTCAGTGCCGCAAGAGCTTTCCTAGGCGGAGCTTCCGGCCCAACCTGCAGCTGGCCAACATGGTCCAGGTGATTCGGCAGATGCACCCAACCGCTGGTCGGGGGAGCCGTGGGAACGAGCAGGGCATTTGTCCCAAACACCAAGAAGCCCTGAAGCTCTTCTGCGAGGTGGATGAAGAGGCCATCTGTGTGGTATGTCGAGAATCCAGGAACCACAAACAGCACAGCGTGGTGCCATTGGAGGAGGTGGTGCAGGAGTACAAG gCCAAACTGCAGGGGCATGTGGAACCACTGAGGAAGCACCTGGAGGCTGTGCAGAAGATGAAGGCCAAGGAGGAGAGGCGGGTGACAGAGTTGAAG AGCCAGATGAAGTCAGAGCTGGCAGCTGTGGCCTCAGAATTTGGGCGGCTGACACGGTTTCTGGCCGAAGAGCAGGCAGGGCTAGAGCGGCGCCTCCGAGAGATGCATGAAGCTCAGCTGGGGCGTGCAGGAGCAGCGGCCAGCCGCCTCTCAGAGCAGGCTGCCCAGCTGAGCCGCCTGCTGGCTGAGGCCCAGGAGCGAAGCCAGCAAGGGGGCCTGCGGCTGCTCCAG GACATCAAGGAGACTTTCAATAG GTGTGAAGAGGTACAGCTGCAGCCCCCAGAGGTCTGGTCCCCTGACCCGTGTCAACCCCATAGCCATGACTTCCTGACAGACGCCATCGTGAGGAAAATGAGCCGGATGTTCTGTCAGGCCGCCCGAG TGGACCTGACGCTGGACCCTGACACGGCTCACCCGGCTCTGATGCTGTCTCCCGACCGCCGGGGGGTCCGCCTGGCAGAGAGGCGGCAGGAGGTTGCTGACCATTCCAAGCGCTTCTCGGCCGACTGCTGcgtgctgggggcccagggcttCCGCTCTGGCCGGCACTACTGGGAGGTAGAGGTGGGTGGGCGGCGGGGCTGGGCGGTGGGTGCTGCCCGTGAATCAACCCATCACAAGGAGAAGGTGGGCTCTGGGGGGTCCTCTGTGGGCAGTGGGGATGCCAGCTCCTCTCGCCAtcaccaccgccgccgccgcctccaccTGCCCCAGCAGCCCCTGCTCCAGCGGGAAGTGTGGTGTGTGGGCACCAATGGCAAACGCTACCAGGCACAAAGCTCAACGGAGCAGACACTGCTGAGCCCGAGTGAGAAACCGCGGCGGTTTGGCGTGTACCTGGACTATGAGGCTGGGCGCCTGGGCTTCTACAATGCAGAGACTCTGGCTCATGTGCACACCTTTTCGGCTGCCTTCTTGGGCGAGCGTGTCTTCCCTTTCTTCCGGGTGCTCTCCAAGGGCACCCGCATCAAGCTCTGCCCTTGA
- the TRIM41 gene encoding E3 ubiquitin-protein ligase TRIM41 isoform X2 yields the protein MAAVAMAPNPVQTLQEEAVCAICLDYFTDPVSIGCGHNFCRVCVTQLWGGEDEEDREELDREEEEEDAEEEEVEAVGAGGGWDTPMRDEDYEGDMEEEVEEEEEGVFWTSGMGGSNWDNMDYVWEEEEEEEDLDYYLGDMEEDLRGEEEEDEEEVLEEDEEEELDPVTPLPPPPTPRRCFTCPQCRKSFPRRSFRPNLQLANMVQVIRQMHPTAGRGSRGNEQGICPKHQEALKLFCEVDEEAICVVCRESRNHKQHSVVPLEEVVQEYKAKLQGHVEPLRKHLEAVQKMKAKEERRVTELKVVSTIPFASSQSQMKSELAAVASEFGRLTRFLAEEQAGLERRLREMHEAQLGRAGAAASRLSEQAAQLSRLLAEAQERSQQGGLRLLQDIKETFNRCEEVQLQPPEVWSPDPCQPHSHDFLTDAIVRKMSRMFCQAARVDLTLDPDTAHPALMLSPDRRGVRLAERRQEVADHSKRFSADCCVLGAQGFRSGRHYWEVETGQNLASVRSGMVDTMETTYIIQLFLPPSFFNTNLGARLLPHPNPSGLLTARLLPFSVKSPYQFPASLHVLSPSFW from the exons ATGGCTGCCGTTGCCATGGCACCCAACCCTGTGCAGACCCTTCAAGAGGAGGCGGTGTGCGCCATCTGCCTCGATTACTTCACGGACCCCGTGTCCATCGGCTGCGGGCACAACTTCTGCCGAGTGTGTGTAACCCagttgtggggaggggaggatgaaGAGGACAGAGAAGAGTTAGAccgggaggaagaggaggaggacgcAGAGGAGGAAGAAGTGGAGGCTGTGGGGGCCGGTGGGGGCTGGGACACCCCCATGCGCGATGAAGACTATGAGGGCGACATGGAGGAGGAGGtcgaggaggaagaagagggtgtgTTCTGGACCAGTGGCATGGGCGGATCCAACTGGGACAACATGGACTAcgtgtgggaggaggaggaggaggaggaagacctgGACTACTACTTGGGGGACATGGAAGAGGAcctgaggggagaggaggaggaggacgaggaggaagTGCTGGAGGAGGACGAGGAAGAGGAGCTAGATCCCGTCACCCCCTTGCCCCCGCCTCCAACTCCGCGGAGGTGCTTCACCTGCCCTCAGTGCCGCAAGAGCTTTCCTAGGCGGAGCTTCCGGCCCAACCTGCAGCTGGCCAACATGGTCCAGGTGATTCGGCAGATGCACCCAACCGCTGGTCGGGGGAGCCGTGGGAACGAGCAGGGCATTTGTCCCAAACACCAAGAAGCCCTGAAGCTCTTCTGCGAGGTGGATGAAGAGGCCATCTGTGTGGTATGTCGAGAATCCAGGAACCACAAACAGCACAGCGTGGTGCCATTGGAGGAGGTGGTGCAGGAGTACAAG gCCAAACTGCAGGGGCATGTGGAACCACTGAGGAAGCACCTGGAGGCTGTGCAGAAGATGAAGGCCAAGGAGGAGAGGCGGGTGACAGAGTTGAAG GTGGTATCCACCATCCCCTTTGCATCATCCCAGAGCCAGATGAAGTCAGAGCTGGCAGCTGTGGCCTCAGAATTTGGGCGGCTGACACGGTTTCTGGCCGAAGAGCAGGCAGGGCTAGAGCGGCGCCTCCGAGAGATGCATGAAGCTCAGCTGGGGCGTGCAGGAGCAGCGGCCAGCCGCCTCTCAGAGCAGGCTGCCCAGCTGAGCCGCCTGCTGGCTGAGGCCCAGGAGCGAAGCCAGCAAGGGGGCCTGCGGCTGCTCCAG GACATCAAGGAGACTTTCAATAG GTGTGAAGAGGTACAGCTGCAGCCCCCAGAGGTCTGGTCCCCTGACCCGTGTCAACCCCATAGCCATGACTTCCTGACAGACGCCATCGTGAGGAAAATGAGCCGGATGTTCTGTCAGGCCGCCCGAG TGGACCTGACGCTGGACCCTGACACGGCTCACCCGGCTCTGATGCTGTCTCCCGACCGCCGGGGGGTCCGCCTGGCAGAGAGGCGGCAGGAGGTTGCTGACCATTCCAAGCGCTTCTCGGCCGACTGCTGcgtgctgggggcccagggcttCCGCTCTGGCCGGCACTACTGGGAGGTAGAG ACTGGCCAGAATTTAGCTTCAGTGAGATCTGGAATGGTCGACACGATGGAAACTACATACATCATCCAATTATTTCTTCCCCCTTCCTTTTTCAACACTAATCTAGGAGCAaggctccttccccaccccaatcCCTCAGGTCTTctgactgccaggctccttccctTTTCTGTAAAATCCCCTTATCAGTTTCCAGCCTCTCTTCATGTGCTTAGCCCCTCCTTTTGGTGA
- the TRIM41 gene encoding E3 ubiquitin-protein ligase TRIM41 isoform X3, with product MAAVAMAPNPVQTLQEEAVCAICLDYFTDPVSIGCGHNFCRVCVTQLWGGEDEEDREELDREEEEEDAEEEEVEAVGAGGGWDTPMRDEDYEGDMEEEVEEEEEGVFWTSGMGGSNWDNMDYVWEEEEEEEDLDYYLGDMEEDLRGEEEEDEEEVLEEDEEEELDPVTPLPPPPTPRRCFTCPQCRKSFPRRSFRPNLQLANMVQVIRQMHPTAGRGSRGNEQGICPKHQEALKLFCEVDEEAICVVCRESRNHKQHSVVPLEEVVQEYKAKLQGHVEPLRKHLEAVQKMKAKEERRVTELKVVSTIPFASSQSQMKSELAAVASEFGRLTRFLAEEQAGLERRLREMHEAQLGRAGAAASRLSEQAAQLSRLLAEAQERSQQGGLRLLQDIKETFNRCEEVQLQPPEVWSPDPCQPHSHDFLTDAIVRKMSRMFCQAARVDLTLDPDTAHPALMLSPDRRGVRLAERRQEVADHSKRFSADCCVLGAQGFRSGRHYWEVEVCMGP from the exons ATGGCTGCCGTTGCCATGGCACCCAACCCTGTGCAGACCCTTCAAGAGGAGGCGGTGTGCGCCATCTGCCTCGATTACTTCACGGACCCCGTGTCCATCGGCTGCGGGCACAACTTCTGCCGAGTGTGTGTAACCCagttgtggggaggggaggatgaaGAGGACAGAGAAGAGTTAGAccgggaggaagaggaggaggacgcAGAGGAGGAAGAAGTGGAGGCTGTGGGGGCCGGTGGGGGCTGGGACACCCCCATGCGCGATGAAGACTATGAGGGCGACATGGAGGAGGAGGtcgaggaggaagaagagggtgtgTTCTGGACCAGTGGCATGGGCGGATCCAACTGGGACAACATGGACTAcgtgtgggaggaggaggaggaggaggaagacctgGACTACTACTTGGGGGACATGGAAGAGGAcctgaggggagaggaggaggaggacgaggaggaagTGCTGGAGGAGGACGAGGAAGAGGAGCTAGATCCCGTCACCCCCTTGCCCCCGCCTCCAACTCCGCGGAGGTGCTTCACCTGCCCTCAGTGCCGCAAGAGCTTTCCTAGGCGGAGCTTCCGGCCCAACCTGCAGCTGGCCAACATGGTCCAGGTGATTCGGCAGATGCACCCAACCGCTGGTCGGGGGAGCCGTGGGAACGAGCAGGGCATTTGTCCCAAACACCAAGAAGCCCTGAAGCTCTTCTGCGAGGTGGATGAAGAGGCCATCTGTGTGGTATGTCGAGAATCCAGGAACCACAAACAGCACAGCGTGGTGCCATTGGAGGAGGTGGTGCAGGAGTACAAG gCCAAACTGCAGGGGCATGTGGAACCACTGAGGAAGCACCTGGAGGCTGTGCAGAAGATGAAGGCCAAGGAGGAGAGGCGGGTGACAGAGTTGAAG GTGGTATCCACCATCCCCTTTGCATCATCCCAGAGCCAGATGAAGTCAGAGCTGGCAGCTGTGGCCTCAGAATTTGGGCGGCTGACACGGTTTCTGGCCGAAGAGCAGGCAGGGCTAGAGCGGCGCCTCCGAGAGATGCATGAAGCTCAGCTGGGGCGTGCAGGAGCAGCGGCCAGCCGCCTCTCAGAGCAGGCTGCCCAGCTGAGCCGCCTGCTGGCTGAGGCCCAGGAGCGAAGCCAGCAAGGGGGCCTGCGGCTGCTCCAG GACATCAAGGAGACTTTCAATAG GTGTGAAGAGGTACAGCTGCAGCCCCCAGAGGTCTGGTCCCCTGACCCGTGTCAACCCCATAGCCATGACTTCCTGACAGACGCCATCGTGAGGAAAATGAGCCGGATGTTCTGTCAGGCCGCCCGAG TGGACCTGACGCTGGACCCTGACACGGCTCACCCGGCTCTGATGCTGTCTCCCGACCGCCGGGGGGTCCGCCTGGCAGAGAGGCGGCAGGAGGTTGCTGACCATTCCAAGCGCTTCTCGGCCGACTGCTGcgtgctgggggcccagggcttCCGCTCTGGCCGGCACTACTGGGAGGTAGAG GTCTGCATGGGTCCCTGA
- the RACK1 gene encoding small ribosomal subunit protein RACK1: MTEQMTLRGTLKGHNGWVTQIATTPQFPDMILSASRDKTIIMWKLTRDETNYGIPQRALRGHSHFVSDVVISSDGQFALSGSWDGTLRLWDLTTGTTTRRFVGHTKDVLSVAFSSDNRQIVSGSRDKTIKLWNTLGVCKYTVQDESHSEWVSCVRFSPNSSNPIIVSCGWDKLVKVWNLANCKLKTNHIGHTGYLNTVTVSPDGSLCASGGKDGQAMLWDLNEGKHLYTLDGGDIINALCFSPNRYWLCAATGPSIKIWDLEGKIIVDELKQEVISTSSKAEPPQCTSLAWSADGQTLFAGYTDNLVRVWQVTIGTR, translated from the exons ATGACTGAACAGATGACCCTTCGTGGCACCCTCAAGGGTCACAACGGCTGGGTGACCCAGATTGCTACCACTCCCCAGTTCCCGGACATGATATTGTCCGCCTCTCGAG ATAAGACCATCATTATGTGGAAGCTGACCAGAGATGAGACCAACTATGGTATCCCACAGCGTGCTCTTCGAGGTCACTCCCACTTTGTTAGTGATGTGGTCATTTCCTCAGATGGCCAGTTTGCCCTCTCAGGCTCCTGGGATGGAACCCTTCGCCTTTGGGATCTCACAAC GGGCACCACCACTCGCCGATTTGTAGGCCATACCAAAGATGTGCTGAGTGTGGCCTTCTCTTCTGACAACCGGCAAATTGTCTCTGGCTCCCGAGACAAAACCATCAAACTATGGAATACTCTGGGTGTGTGCAAGTATACTGTCCAG GATGAAAGCCATTCAGAGTGGGTGTCTTGTGTCCGCTTCTCGCCCAACAGCAGCAATCCCATTATTGTTTCCTGTGGCTGGGACAAGCTGGTCAAG GTATGGAACCTGGCAAATTGTAAGCTGAAGACCAATCACATTGGCCACACAGGCTACCTGAACACTGTGACCGTCTCTCCAGATGGATCCCTCTGTGCTTCTGGAGGCAAG GATGGGCAGGCTATGCTGTGGGACCTCAATGAAGGCAAGCACCTTTACACACTAGATGGTGGGGACATCATCAACGCCCTCTGCTTCAGTCCCAACCGCTACTGGCTCTGTGCTGCCACGGGTCCTAGCATCAAGATCTGG GACTTGGAGGGCAAGATCATTGTAGATGAACTGAAGCAAGAAGTTATCAGCACCAGCAGTAAGGCAGAGCCTCCCCAGTGTACCTCTCTGGCCTGGTCTGCTGATGGCCAG ACACTGTTTGCTGGCTACACGGACAACCTGGTGCGAGTGTGGCAGGTAACCATCGGCACCCGCTAG